From Nocardioides sp. HDW12B, the proteins below share one genomic window:
- a CDS encoding pirin-like bicupin family protein, which translates to MNAPQIDVRRAADRYATRVDWLDSKHSFSFGPHFDPGNTHHGLLLVNNDDVVDAGTGFDTHPHRDMEIVTWVMEGSLVHQDSTGHNGVIYPGLAQRMSAGRGIMHSEKNDSWRLAGEVHRDPVHFVQMWVVPDESGIVPGYEQLEIADERLASGLVPVASGMAQHADDTAIRIRNKYAALLAARLQPGQSVELPEAPFLHLFVPRGAVTLEGAGPLATGDAVRLTATGGQRVTATEPAEVLVWEMHATVAA; encoded by the coding sequence ACGTACGCCGTGCCGCCGACCGCTACGCCACCCGGGTCGACTGGCTCGACTCGAAGCACTCGTTCTCGTTCGGGCCGCACTTCGACCCGGGCAACACCCACCACGGGCTGCTGCTGGTCAACAACGACGACGTCGTCGACGCCGGCACCGGCTTCGACACCCACCCGCACCGCGACATGGAGATCGTGACGTGGGTGATGGAGGGGTCGCTCGTGCACCAGGACTCCACCGGCCACAACGGCGTGATCTACCCCGGCCTCGCGCAGCGGATGAGCGCCGGCCGCGGGATCATGCACTCGGAGAAGAACGACTCCTGGCGCCTGGCCGGCGAGGTCCACCGCGACCCGGTGCACTTCGTGCAGATGTGGGTGGTGCCCGACGAGTCCGGCATCGTCCCGGGCTACGAGCAGCTCGAGATCGCCGACGAGCGGCTGGCGAGCGGGCTGGTCCCGGTCGCGTCCGGCATGGCGCAGCACGCCGACGACACCGCGATCCGGATCCGCAACAAGTACGCCGCGCTGCTCGCCGCCCGCCTCCAGCCCGGCCAGAGCGTCGAGCTGCCCGAGGCGCCGTTCCTGCACCTGTTCGTGCCGCGCGGAGCGGTGACGCTCGAGGGAGCCGGCCCGCTGGCGACCGGCGACGCCGTACGCCTCACTGCCACCGGCGGCCAGCGCGTCACCGCCACCGAGCCCGCCGAGGTCCTGGTGTGGGAGATGCACGCCACCGTCGCCGCCTGA
- a CDS encoding DUF305 domain-containing protein, translating into MSDGSRRRPFLVAGLIVLVAAALAGALLLGSVLTRPDTPAADSVDAGFSRDMRAHHSQAVQMSFLVREATDDADVDQLALDILLTQQQQVGQMYSWLEQWGLPQSSSADRMAWMGHSSDMDMGGGEMSAMPGGMPGMASNADLQALEGARGERASRIFLQLMIPHHEAGVEMADYAVEHAETEQVRQLAESISVAQQSELTVLNDLLDERGGPVTLS; encoded by the coding sequence GTGAGCGACGGCTCGCGCCGGCGGCCGTTCCTGGTCGCCGGCCTGATCGTGCTGGTCGCGGCCGCCCTGGCCGGGGCGCTGCTCCTCGGCTCGGTGCTGACGCGTCCCGACACCCCGGCCGCCGACTCGGTCGACGCCGGGTTCTCCCGCGACATGCGCGCCCACCACTCCCAGGCCGTCCAGATGTCCTTCCTCGTCCGCGAGGCCACCGACGACGCCGACGTCGACCAGCTCGCCCTCGACATCCTCCTGACCCAGCAGCAGCAGGTCGGCCAGATGTACTCCTGGCTGGAGCAGTGGGGGCTGCCGCAGTCGTCGAGCGCCGACCGGATGGCGTGGATGGGGCACAGCAGCGACATGGACATGGGCGGCGGAGAGATGTCCGCGATGCCCGGGGGCATGCCCGGCATGGCCAGCAACGCCGACCTCCAGGCACTCGAGGGCGCCCGCGGCGAGCGCGCGTCCCGGATCTTCCTGCAGCTGATGATCCCGCACCACGAGGCCGGGGTGGAGATGGCCGACTACGCCGTCGAGCACGCGGAGACCGAGCAGGTGCGGCAGCTGGCCGAGTCGATCTCGGTCGCGCAGCAGTCCGAGCTGACCGTGCTCAACGACCTGCTCGACGAGCGCGGCGGCCCGGTCACCCTGTCCTGA
- a CDS encoding DUF3105 domain-containing protein, translated as MATKKSKKTTQSERSQRAAEMQAQARRAERRRSLLIIGGTGLVGVAIIGAAAFAVIDQNKENEAADAAGQAALEGVETFDDLGRDHVETAVEYPQTPSVGGDHNPVWQNCGFYDSEVAPENATHSLEHGAVWIGYAPDLADDQVTALEDIASQNDYVLVSPVEGMDSPVTLSAWGLQIGVDTVDDPAVEAFIEEYQQGPQTQEPGASCQGGVGSPL; from the coding sequence ATGGCCACCAAGAAGAGCAAGAAGACGACGCAGTCCGAGCGGAGCCAGCGCGCCGCGGAGATGCAGGCGCAGGCGCGTCGCGCCGAGCGACGTCGCAGCCTGCTCATCATCGGCGGCACCGGCCTCGTGGGCGTGGCCATCATCGGTGCGGCGGCGTTCGCCGTGATCGACCAGAACAAGGAGAACGAGGCGGCCGACGCGGCCGGCCAGGCGGCGCTCGAGGGGGTCGAGACCTTCGACGACCTCGGCCGCGACCACGTCGAGACCGCGGTGGAGTACCCGCAGACACCGTCGGTGGGCGGCGACCACAACCCGGTCTGGCAGAACTGCGGCTTCTACGACTCCGAGGTCGCCCCCGAGAACGCCACGCACTCGCTCGAGCACGGCGCGGTGTGGATCGGCTACGCCCCCGACCTCGCCGACGACCAGGTCACGGCGCTCGAGGACATCGCCTCGCAGAACGACTACGTCCTCGTGAGCCCCGTCGAGGGCATGGACTCCCCCGTCACGCTCAGCGCGTGGGGTCTCCAGATCGGCGTCGACACCGTCGACGACCCGGCGGTCGAGGCCTTCATCGAGGAGTACCAGCAGGGCCCGCAGACGCAGGAGCCCGGCGCCTCGTGCCAGGGCGGGGTCGGCAGCCCGCTGTGA